The Devosia sp. SD17-2 genome includes a region encoding these proteins:
- a CDS encoding extracellular solute-binding protein: protein MKRIACYAAVTAVSLFPCLPAFAQDYSGRTLVVGTWGGDIERLLKEHVAGPLEAKTGAKVEFLLGGSGDRLSKMVAERNNPTMDVTFQNIYEAPNALKEGLVVAPDAALVPAAADVWAGMNDGCYAMSLVGLGIAYSKAVFPEAPEWADLWNPELKGKMAYAPYPSSEGDGMLAVAARIAGVDESNPDAAFAKLAELGAPMLTYNSLDEVLTLMDAGEIAAAPMISGYVISNLENYEGIGFVFPKDPGPVLVRDMVCQVANSPEPELAQMFIDLALGVDTQTAYAQQVNFGPTNSKVVLSDEEAARVINTPEEVDSLLQLDWEYVITQRSDWTDRWNKQILGQ, encoded by the coding sequence ATGAAACGCATCGCTTGTTACGCGGCAGTGACCGCAGTGAGCCTTTTCCCGTGCCTGCCGGCTTTCGCGCAGGACTACTCGGGCCGCACTCTCGTCGTCGGCACCTGGGGCGGCGATATCGAACGCCTCCTCAAGGAACATGTTGCCGGCCCGCTCGAAGCCAAGACAGGCGCCAAGGTGGAATTTCTGCTCGGCGGCAGCGGTGATCGTCTCTCCAAGATGGTCGCTGAGCGCAATAACCCCACCATGGATGTGACCTTCCAGAACATCTATGAAGCGCCAAACGCGCTCAAGGAAGGGCTCGTCGTTGCGCCTGACGCCGCTCTCGTTCCCGCCGCGGCCGATGTCTGGGCCGGCATGAACGATGGCTGCTATGCCATGAGCCTCGTTGGCCTTGGCATTGCTTACAGCAAGGCAGTTTTCCCCGAGGCTCCCGAATGGGCAGACCTCTGGAACCCTGAGCTCAAGGGCAAGATGGCTTATGCCCCCTACCCGAGTTCGGAAGGCGACGGCATGCTCGCCGTGGCCGCACGTATTGCCGGTGTGGACGAGTCCAACCCTGATGCAGCCTTCGCAAAGCTAGCAGAACTCGGCGCCCCGATGCTGACCTACAACAGCCTCGATGAAGTTCTCACCCTGATGGATGCCGGCGAAATCGCCGCCGCGCCGATGATTTCGGGCTATGTGATTTCGAACCTCGAGAATTACGAAGGTATCGGTTTCGTGTTCCCGAAGGATCCGGGTCCCGTGCTCGTGCGCGACATGGTCTGCCAGGTTGCCAACAGCCCAGAGCCTGAACTGGCCCAGATGTTCATCGATCTGGCGCTCGGCGTTGATACCCAGACTGCATATGCACAGCAGGTGAACTTCGGCCCGACCAATTCCAAGGTCGTCCTGTCCGATGAAGAAGCGGCTCGCGTGATCAATACGCCCGAAGAAGTCGACAGCCTGCTCCAGCTCGACTGGGAATATGTCATCACCCAGCGTTCCGATTGGACCGACCGCTGGAACAAGCAGATCCTTGGTCAGTAA
- a CDS encoding ABC transporter permease, protein MTSRFSKALLLAGVLAILLFLLAPIIVLIFSAFDGGNIFRFPPRSYSLRWFEEAFNHNEYKSSLWISTILGVISTAIAVGLSSLAAFGLVRGKPSYRLALEVLLLAPLTLPLVVWAIALLSIYAQLGINGTLPGLILAHVTITMPFAARIMIATFDEIDPRLEAAAKSLGASPWHVVRRVTLPLAMPGLLSSTAIAFLVSFNDVVVTTLIAGAGWITFPVRTFSRLRTEGIDPTTIAIAAMIVAFTVIVIVLGQRLFQLSRRF, encoded by the coding sequence ATGACATCCCGCTTCAGCAAGGCCCTGTTGCTCGCTGGCGTCCTTGCCATCCTGCTCTTCCTGCTCGCCCCGATCATCGTGCTGATCTTTTCGGCCTTTGATGGCGGCAATATCTTCCGCTTCCCGCCGCGCTCCTATTCGCTGCGCTGGTTCGAGGAAGCCTTCAACCACAACGAATACAAGAGCAGTCTCTGGATCAGCACGATCCTCGGCGTCATCTCGACAGCCATTGCCGTGGGGCTTTCCAGCCTCGCCGCCTTTGGCCTTGTACGCGGCAAGCCGAGCTATCGCCTGGCGCTCGAAGTGCTGCTGCTCGCTCCGCTCACCCTGCCGCTCGTCGTCTGGGCGATCGCCCTGCTCTCGATCTATGCACAGCTGGGCATCAACGGCACCCTGCCCGGCTTGATCCTGGCGCATGTGACCATCACCATGCCCTTTGCCGCGCGCATCATGATCGCCACCTTCGACGAGATCGACCCGCGCCTCGAAGCGGCGGCCAAGAGCCTCGGCGCCTCTCCCTGGCATGTCGTGCGCCGTGTCACCCTGCCGCTAGCCATGCCGGGCCTCCTCTCCAGTACAGCCATTGCCTTCCTCGTCTCGTTCAACGACGTCGTGGTGACCACTCTCATCGCCGGAGCCGGCTGGATCACTTTCCCTGTCCGCACCTTCTCGCGGCTGCGCACCGAGGGCATTGACCCGACGACCATAGCCATTGCGGCGATGATCGTCGCCTTCACCGTTATCGTGATCGTGCTCGGCCAGCGCCTCTTCCAGCTTTCAAGGCGGTTCTGA
- a CDS encoding ABC transporter permease produces MNQTPDISPTTTALLVAPAAVLMFGVFVLPFLFLVVLSFWSQVPGSLSLDTSFTLANYVRIFTDSYYLGGLWTTLWLSGFVTLVCLLLALPLARWIVLHAGRAKGLLIGISILPLICGALLPTLGLVNLLSPLGFINGALKSMGLIQSSLPLLGNITGVTIGLVQAFLPLMVLPLINTIERIPHDYEMAAMSLGASPLVVWRRVLLPLMLPGIVAGSLLVFCAALTAFVTPQILGQGKVITFASLAYQQAAMVLDWPFASALGIVMLMFLALAGVLGALISRRLARAS; encoded by the coding sequence TTGAACCAGACACCGGACATCTCCCCGACCACCACGGCGCTTCTCGTCGCGCCTGCGGCCGTGCTGATGTTCGGTGTCTTTGTTCTGCCATTTCTGTTTCTGGTGGTGCTGAGCTTCTGGAGCCAGGTTCCCGGCTCGCTCAGCCTCGACACCTCATTCACCCTCGCCAATTACGTCCGCATCTTCACCGACAGCTATTATCTCGGCGGTCTGTGGACGACACTTTGGCTGAGCGGCTTCGTCACCCTCGTCTGCCTGCTTCTTGCCCTGCCACTTGCGCGCTGGATCGTGCTGCATGCCGGCCGAGCCAAGGGCCTTCTCATCGGCATTTCCATCCTGCCGCTGATCTGCGGCGCACTGCTGCCGACCTTGGGCCTCGTCAATCTCTTGAGCCCGCTCGGCTTCATCAATGGCGCGCTCAAATCCATGGGGCTTATCCAGTCGAGCCTGCCGCTGCTCGGAAATATCACCGGCGTCACCATCGGCCTCGTCCAGGCCTTCCTGCCGCTGATGGTCCTCCCGCTGATCAACACCATTGAACGCATTCCGCACGACTATGAGATGGCCGCCATGTCCCTTGGCGCTTCGCCACTCGTCGTCTGGCGGCGAGTGCTGCTGCCACTGATGCTTCCGGGCATCGTGGCCGGCAGCCTCCTCGTTTTCTGCGCTGCGCTGACCGCCTTCGTCACGCCGCAGATCCTGGGCCAGGGTAAGGTCATCACCTTCGCCTCACTCGCCTACCAGCAGGCCGCCATGGTGCTCGACTGGCCTTTCGCCTCGGCACTCGGCATTGTCATGCTGATGTTCCTCGCCCTCGCCGGCGTTCTCGGCGCGCTGATCTCCCGCCGCCTTGCGAGGGCCTCATGA
- a CDS encoding LysR family transcriptional regulator — MNGRSNFFGLSLHDLDILRRLLTVRSVSGVATQLGQSQPSISAILRRLRDIFGDPLLVRSGQKMVLTEKGMLVSAQVEALMNGFVELLESDETFDPATSERTIRIAAATSFEFFLVPHLITELSRIAPRCRLELFVPTLQSGLETERESGGLDAIVGNWPVPPPHLKHMPLATAELACLVCASHPFPAGTQLTLEDYLRLGHISPSSPQDLSISPIDGMLARLGHERRVVISVPDYAIIPQLLAGTQHAFTVGRRYAEHVSEGGKLKILLMPEELGVMAFYLLWHERSQSSRYHRWLRDTIRRLVRERDVLAVPVDRP, encoded by the coding sequence ATGAATGGCAGATCTAACTTCTTCGGCCTCAGCTTGCACGATCTCGATATCCTGCGCCGCTTGCTGACGGTGCGAAGCGTTTCCGGCGTTGCCACCCAACTGGGACAAAGCCAGCCCTCGATCAGCGCCATCCTGCGGAGACTGCGCGATATTTTCGGCGACCCCCTCCTCGTTCGGTCCGGCCAGAAAATGGTCCTCACCGAGAAGGGAATGCTGGTTTCGGCCCAGGTCGAAGCGCTGATGAATGGTTTTGTCGAGCTGCTGGAGTCGGACGAAACCTTCGACCCCGCCACCTCAGAGCGCACCATTCGCATCGCCGCAGCGACCTCCTTCGAATTCTTCCTCGTGCCCCATCTCATCACCGAATTGAGCCGGATCGCACCGCGCTGCCGACTGGAGCTCTTCGTTCCAACCTTGCAGAGCGGTCTCGAAACCGAGCGCGAATCTGGGGGCCTAGACGCCATTGTTGGCAATTGGCCGGTTCCGCCGCCCCATCTCAAGCACATGCCCCTGGCGACCGCCGAGCTCGCCTGTCTTGTCTGCGCGTCCCATCCCTTCCCCGCCGGAACGCAATTGACGCTGGAAGACTATCTCCGGCTTGGCCACATCTCGCCCTCGTCTCCGCAGGATCTCTCCATCAGCCCGATCGACGGCATGCTGGCCCGGCTGGGCCATGAGCGGCGTGTCGTCATCTCCGTGCCCGATTACGCCATCATCCCCCAATTGCTCGCTGGCACACAGCATGCCTTCACGGTCGGTCGCCGCTATGCCGAGCACGTCAGCGAGGGTGGAAAACTCAAAATTCTTCTGATGCCTGAGGAGCTTGGGGTTATGGCCTTCTACCTCCTCTGGCACGAGCGATCGCAGTCCAGCCGCTACCATCGCTGGCTACGCGACACCATCCGACGCCTGGTCCGCGAGCGCGATGTCTTGGCAGTTCCCGTCGATAGGCCATAA
- a CDS encoding MarR family transcriptional regulator, translating into MNLKALPGHLARRFHQISNALFDQEMREAGLPLTPIQYAALVAIRDNPEIDQVTLAGLIAYDRTTISGVIDRLAEKGLITRVASSIDRRAKLLTLLDEGSSVLAVADPVVQRSQERLVQCLAPSEVDQLNALLGKVVDSMGNVSRTGR; encoded by the coding sequence GTGAACTTGAAAGCCCTGCCAGGGCACTTGGCCCGGCGTTTCCATCAGATTTCGAATGCGCTTTTTGATCAGGAAATGCGGGAGGCCGGATTGCCGCTGACCCCGATCCAGTATGCGGCGCTGGTCGCGATACGGGACAACCCGGAAATTGATCAGGTGACCCTGGCCGGTCTGATCGCCTATGATCGCACGACAATCAGCGGCGTCATCGACAGGCTTGCCGAAAAGGGTCTGATCACCCGTGTCGCAAGCAGCATCGATAGAAGAGCGAAGCTCCTGACCCTGTTGGACGAGGGTTCCAGCGTGCTTGCGGTGGCCGATCCGGTGGTGCAGCGGTCACAGGAGCGCTTGGTGCAATGCCTGGCGCCGTCGGAGGTTGATCAGTTGAACGCACTTCTGGGGAAAGTTGTCGACTCGATGGGCAACGTCAGCAGAACCGGCCGCTAG
- a CDS encoding 5-formyltetrahydrofolate cyclo-ligase, protein MTDRGRWAGRNPAKDELRNAIWDQLVADGVAIGPARSHIPNFTGADNAAWHMTQIPAWKTAKAVKVNPDSAQYSLRLRALYEGKTLYCPVPELVQSAPYVRIDPAVLQEKGITFELAASHQGYMHHGERIEFTDIPELDFCVFGSVAVTRQGARTGKGGGFADLEAGVLNELGRIRPDTPLVTSVHSTQVVPDGDIVMMHFDCWMDYVATEKELITTNSQHTRPKGISWENVQPDQFESIPFLRELQANSAQ, encoded by the coding sequence ATGACCGATCGTGGTCGCTGGGCGGGTCGCAACCCTGCCAAAGACGAGTTGCGCAATGCCATCTGGGATCAGTTGGTTGCGGACGGCGTGGCCATCGGCCCTGCCCGCAGCCATATCCCCAATTTCACCGGCGCCGACAATGCCGCCTGGCACATGACCCAGATTCCCGCCTGGAAGACGGCCAAGGCAGTCAAGGTCAACCCGGACTCCGCGCAATATTCCCTGCGCCTGCGCGCCCTCTATGAAGGCAAGACGCTCTATTGCCCGGTGCCCGAGCTGGTCCAGAGTGCACCCTATGTCCGCATCGATCCGGCCGTGCTGCAGGAAAAGGGCATCACCTTTGAACTCGCCGCCAGCCACCAGGGCTATATGCACCATGGCGAGCGCATCGAATTCACCGACATTCCCGAGCTCGATTTCTGCGTCTTCGGTTCCGTCGCGGTCACGCGCCAGGGCGCCCGCACCGGCAAGGGCGGCGGCTTTGCTGATCTCGAGGCCGGCGTGCTCAACGAGCTCGGCCGCATCCGTCCCGATACCCCGCTGGTCACCAGCGTCCACTCCACCCAGGTCGTGCCCGATGGCGATATCGTCATGATGCACTTCGACTGCTGGATGGACTATGTCGCCACCGAGAAAGAGTTGATCACCACAAATAGCCAGCACACCCGCCCCAAGGGAATCTCCTGGGAAAATGTGCAGCCCGATCAGTTCGAATCCATCCCCTTCCTGCGCGAATTGCAGGCCAATTCCGCCCAATAG
- a CDS encoding penicillin-binding protein 2, with amino-acid sequence MAVWVMILAFGVVVGRLVWFGTLEAPQRVDGRVLNATLASRPTILDRNGVPMALDIRAPSLFAEPRNIIDVEEAAQAITRVLPHLDTRWLRKRLDSQSGFAWIARELTPQVEKAMMHQGIPGLDFLVETRRFYPGFRQAAHVLGGVNIDNGGIAGIEAYIDKAFDLDLLHSIGLARDTAMEPVRLSIDMRVQNVLHAELEDAMIRYSATASAGALVDVHTGEVIAMASLPDFDPNQPATMLEKGRFNRITAGKFEPASIFKPVTIAAALDAGAITLGDSVDARTPVRFGRFAISDYYGKHRMLTVPEVLVYSSNIGTVRIAQAMGKDKFRASLTRMGFDAAPKIELPEVTAPVVPNPLSEVAAATISFGHGLSVTPIQMLRATAALVNGGYLLQPTLLRQDGDQSADPSKRVLSAKTSLQMRYLLRLNALEGSARRANALADGFRLGGKTGTAEKVVAGRYSNDLVTTFFSSAFPLDAPRFAMVIMVDEPKPEAPGTGRTAAYNAGDMTGRIIARVAPMLKVLPSDWVNFPTAELTDGPIDDGFIPHETTRAQI; translated from the coding sequence ATGGCGGTCTGGGTGATGATCCTGGCTTTCGGCGTTGTCGTCGGCCGCCTTGTCTGGTTCGGGACGCTGGAAGCGCCGCAACGCGTAGACGGGCGCGTCCTCAACGCGACGCTGGCTTCCCGCCCGACGATCCTGGATCGGAACGGCGTACCCATGGCCCTCGACATTCGCGCCCCATCGCTCTTTGCCGAGCCCAGGAACATCATCGACGTGGAGGAGGCCGCCCAGGCGATCACCAGGGTGCTGCCTCACCTTGATACACGCTGGCTGCGGAAGCGCCTCGACAGCCAGAGCGGCTTCGCCTGGATCGCCAGGGAACTGACACCGCAGGTGGAAAAGGCGATGATGCACCAGGGAATTCCGGGCCTGGATTTCCTGGTTGAAACAAGACGGTTTTATCCTGGCTTCCGCCAGGCAGCGCATGTTCTCGGAGGCGTCAACATCGACAATGGCGGCATTGCCGGCATTGAAGCCTATATCGACAAGGCGTTCGACCTCGACCTGCTCCATTCTATCGGATTGGCACGCGATACGGCAATGGAGCCCGTTCGCCTGTCAATCGACATGCGTGTCCAGAACGTTCTTCATGCAGAGCTTGAAGATGCCATGATCCGTTACTCTGCCACTGCATCTGCCGGGGCTCTGGTTGACGTTCATACCGGTGAAGTGATTGCGATGGCCTCGCTTCCCGATTTCGATCCCAATCAGCCAGCGACCATGCTGGAGAAGGGACGATTCAATCGGATCACCGCCGGCAAGTTCGAGCCTGCCTCGATCTTCAAGCCGGTGACAATCGCGGCTGCGCTGGACGCGGGGGCGATTACACTCGGCGACAGCGTCGATGCGCGCACGCCGGTTCGTTTCGGTCGGTTCGCCATCTCGGACTATTACGGCAAGCATCGGATGCTCACTGTCCCCGAGGTGCTCGTCTATTCCTCCAACATCGGCACCGTGCGCATCGCGCAAGCCATGGGCAAGGACAAATTCAGGGCGTCCCTCACCCGAATGGGTTTTGACGCGGCACCGAAAATCGAGTTGCCGGAGGTCACCGCGCCCGTCGTTCCCAATCCTTTGTCGGAGGTCGCTGCAGCGACTATTTCCTTTGGCCACGGGCTGAGCGTCACGCCCATCCAGATGCTCAGAGCGACCGCAGCCCTCGTTAACGGCGGTTATCTGTTGCAACCCACACTGCTCAGGCAGGACGGGGACCAGAGCGCAGATCCGTCGAAGCGTGTCCTGAGTGCGAAGACGAGCCTGCAGATGCGCTACTTGCTTCGCCTCAATGCGTTGGAGGGATCAGCGCGTCGGGCCAATGCGCTCGCCGATGGCTTCCGGCTCGGCGGCAAGACGGGGACCGCGGAGAAGGTTGTGGCGGGCCGGTACTCCAACGATCTGGTTACGACCTTTTTCTCCTCGGCATTTCCATTGGATGCCCCTCGATTTGCCATGGTGATCATGGTGGACGAGCCCAAACCGGAAGCCCCAGGCACCGGAAGGACAGCGGCCTATAACGCTGGCGACATGACCGGCAGGATCATCGCGCGCGTCGCGCCGATGCTGAAAGTGCTGCCGTCGGACTGGGTGAACTTTCCTACCGCTGAGCTAACCGATGGGCCGATCGATGACGGCTTTATTCCACACGAAACGACAAGAGCACAGATATGA
- a CDS encoding ABC transporter substrate-binding protein, which produces MASALLAATALTLAAPAMAQTPPNILVVGQIAEPASLDPHVSTASNDFRIAVNIYDGLVRNAPGTLEIEPALATDWTISEDGLEYTFNLRDGVTFHDGTPFNAEAVKFNFDRMLDENHAFASTGPFPLAFFFSAVETVEVVDDLTVKFTLNEPFAPFMSNLASPTGLIVSPAAVEASGADYGRNPVGTGPFKFEEWQSNTRVVASRNDAYWDGAPALEAVIFRPITDANTRVAEMLSGGIDVLLETPPDNVAQFRNDANYQVVEAVGPHVWYVMLNAKEGPFADVRVRQAVNYAVNKESLVTDVLQGTAEVSAGPIPPAFNWAYNEDVAPYPYDPEKAKALLAEAGAEGASLTFLVTEGGSGMLDPVPMGTAIQADLAAVGLNVEIKTYEWNTFLSEVNPGLEGKGDMAEMAWMTSDPDTLPFLTLRTAAFPAEGGFNSSYYSNPEVDALLDQARLATDPAERGELYKQVQAITHEDAPWLFVANWKQNAVVTSAVGDFELQPDFSLVLRDVTKQ; this is translated from the coding sequence ATGGCGTCCGCGCTGCTCGCCGCAACTGCTCTCACCCTGGCCGCTCCGGCCATGGCCCAGACTCCCCCCAACATTCTCGTCGTCGGCCAGATCGCCGAGCCCGCCTCGCTCGACCCGCATGTGTCGACGGCATCAAACGACTTCCGCATCGCGGTTAACATTTACGACGGCCTTGTGCGCAATGCGCCGGGTACGCTCGAGATCGAACCGGCACTGGCGACCGACTGGACCATTTCCGAGGACGGCCTCGAATACACATTCAACCTGCGCGACGGCGTCACCTTCCACGATGGCACCCCGTTCAACGCCGAGGCGGTGAAGTTCAACTTCGACCGCATGCTGGACGAAAACCACGCCTTTGCCTCGACCGGCCCCTTCCCCCTCGCCTTCTTCTTTTCGGCAGTCGAGACAGTCGAGGTGGTCGATGATCTGACGGTGAAATTCACCCTCAACGAGCCGTTCGCGCCGTTCATGTCGAACCTCGCCTCGCCCACCGGCCTCATCGTCTCCCCCGCCGCCGTCGAAGCCTCCGGCGCTGACTATGGCCGCAATCCCGTGGGCACCGGCCCCTTCAAATTCGAGGAATGGCAGTCCAATACCCGCGTCGTCGCCTCGCGCAATGACGCCTATTGGGATGGTGCGCCGGCGCTTGAGGCCGTCATCTTCCGCCCCATCACCGACGCCAATACCCGCGTTGCCGAAATGCTCTCGGGCGGCATTGATGTGCTGCTCGAAACGCCGCCCGACAATGTCGCCCAGTTCCGGAACGACGCCAATTACCAGGTCGTTGAGGCCGTCGGCCCGCATGTCTGGTACGTCATGCTCAATGCCAAGGAAGGCCCGTTTGCCGATGTCCGCGTGCGCCAGGCGGTGAACTACGCGGTCAACAAGGAAAGCCTCGTCACCGACGTGCTCCAGGGCACCGCCGAAGTTTCCGCCGGCCCCATCCCGCCCGCCTTCAACTGGGCCTATAATGAGGATGTCGCGCCCTATCCCTATGACCCGGAAAAGGCCAAGGCGCTGCTTGCCGAAGCCGGGGCCGAAGGCGCTTCGCTCACCTTCCTCGTCACCGAGGGCGGCTCGGGCATGCTGGACCCGGTCCCCATGGGCACCGCCATTCAGGCCGATCTTGCCGCCGTCGGGCTCAATGTCGAGATCAAGACCTATGAGTGGAACACCTTCCTTTCGGAAGTGAACCCCGGCCTCGAAGGCAAGGGCGACATGGCAGAAATGGCCTGGATGACCTCCGACCCGGACACCCTGCCCTTCCTCACTTTGCGCACCGCTGCCTTCCCGGCTGAAGGGGGCTTTAATTCCTCCTACTACTCCAATCCGGAAGTGGACGCCCTGCTCGATCAGGCCCGTCTCGCTACCGATCCGGCCGAACGCGGCGAACTCTATAAGCAGGTCCAGGCCATCACCCACGAGGATGCCCCCTGGCTCTTCGTCGCCAACTGGAAGCAGAACGCCGTCGTCACCAGCGCCGTCGGCGATTTCGAACTCCAGCCCGACTTCAGCCTCGTCCTGCGGGATGTGACCAAGCAGTAG
- a CDS encoding L,D-transpeptidase, whose amino-acid sequence MTHVTRRFFLTGSAAMLATSIAGCTTTAGPAKSTQASAGSGRSVPPDVALMYGAVLDDRFPIRASNMALVPERFWRQEVADPTGERPGTVVVDTTDRFLYHVGDNGRAMRYGVGIGAAGFAWSGRAHIAYKRAWPTWTPPSDMIKRHPELEIYRHGMEPGPDNPMGPRALYIHKGNQDTLYRIHGNSDERTIGQAISSGCVRLLPQDIIHLYNSVRSGSPLLVV is encoded by the coding sequence ATGACACATGTTACGCGCCGGTTCTTCCTGACCGGCTCCGCAGCCATGCTTGCAACTTCGATTGCCGGCTGCACCACGACCGCTGGACCGGCTAAGTCAACTCAGGCGTCCGCAGGCTCCGGCAGATCCGTACCTCCAGATGTCGCGCTCATGTATGGCGCGGTGCTCGATGACCGCTTCCCCATACGCGCATCCAACATGGCTTTGGTTCCGGAGCGCTTCTGGCGACAGGAGGTCGCGGATCCGACCGGCGAACGACCGGGAACCGTGGTGGTCGATACCACCGACCGTTTTCTCTATCATGTCGGAGATAATGGCCGTGCCATGCGCTATGGCGTCGGCATTGGCGCCGCGGGCTTTGCCTGGTCGGGGAGGGCGCACATCGCCTACAAACGCGCGTGGCCGACCTGGACACCGCCCTCCGACATGATCAAACGGCATCCCGAACTCGAGATCTATCGACATGGCATGGAGCCAGGCCCCGATAATCCGATGGGTCCGAGGGCGCTCTATATCCACAAGGGCAATCAGGACACTCTCTATCGCATTCATGGCAATTCTGACGAGCGCACGATCGGTCAGGCGATCTCGAGCGGGTGCGTCCGTCTGTTGCCGCAGGATATCATCCATCTGTACAACAGCGTTCGCAGCGGCTCCCCGCTGCTTGTCGTCTGA
- a CDS encoding DUF1028 domain-containing protein, with translation MTFSIVARDPETGAFGVATATGGPAVGALVPHTRQGFGAAATQAMTNPYLAIDALERLGDQSADRALEGALARDDGRQRRQVVVVDKTGGVVGWTGHECTGFAGHVLDAGVGVAGNMLVGPAVLEAMIGAYRSALGSGFARALVAAMQAGEAAGGDSRGISSAALRVQGDQAYADIDLRVDFSDNPLAALEDLLERTVAGPYAAFFAEVPRR, from the coding sequence ATGACTTTTTCCATCGTTGCCCGCGACCCCGAGACCGGTGCATTCGGCGTGGCTACGGCAACGGGCGGTCCGGCCGTGGGCGCGCTGGTGCCCCATACGCGTCAGGGATTTGGGGCGGCAGCAACGCAGGCCATGACCAATCCCTATCTGGCGATCGATGCCCTTGAGAGGCTTGGCGACCAGTCGGCCGACAGGGCGCTGGAGGGGGCGCTGGCGCGTGATGATGGGCGGCAGCGCCGGCAGGTCGTTGTGGTCGACAAGACCGGCGGTGTCGTGGGCTGGACGGGGCACGAGTGCACGGGCTTTGCCGGGCATGTTCTCGATGCGGGCGTCGGTGTGGCCGGCAATATGCTCGTTGGGCCAGCGGTTCTCGAGGCAATGATCGGGGCTTATCGGTCGGCACTGGGTAGCGGATTTGCGCGGGCGCTGGTGGCCGCCATGCAGGCCGGCGAGGCGGCCGGGGGTGACAGCCGCGGCATCAGTTCGGCGGCGTTGCGCGTGCAGGGAGATCAGGCGTATGCCGATATCGATCTTCGGGTAGATTTTTCGGACAACCCGCTGGCGGCGCTGGAAGATTTGCTCGAGAGAACCGTCGCCGGCCCCTATGCTGCGTTTTTCGCCGAGGTGCCGCGGCGCTGA
- a CDS encoding ABC transporter ATP-binding protein, whose translation MTGSPYLRIRSVKKSYKGTMALHGIDLDVEQGAFVSLLGPSGCGKSTLLQIMAGLLEPDNGAIELGGEDITTLPPWKRNIGLVFQNYALFPHLSIRQNVRFGLDMLGMDRAEAEKRVDESLAMVGLDPALSRKPGELSGGQQQRVAIARAIAIRPRLLLLDEPLSNLDAVLRHKVRLELRELHDRTGITTIMVTHDQAEALATSDKIAVMNAGRVLQYEAPETLYRAPATSYIAGFIGSPPANLLPLTARTEDSWTMANGQIWRPAIELTPQASGLKPGKPCLMALRPEALAIAATGEGGLPARVSAIEFVGGDRLVHVEAGSTRLTVRTTTDQAIAGPEILLFPPQQPPLLFDASSGLRLGNTAT comes from the coding sequence ATGACCGGATCTCCCTATCTTCGCATCCGCTCGGTCAAGAAGAGCTACAAAGGCACTATGGCCCTGCATGGGATCGACCTCGACGTCGAACAGGGTGCCTTCGTCTCCCTGCTCGGCCCCAGCGGTTGCGGCAAGTCCACCCTGCTGCAGATCATGGCCGGCCTGCTCGAACCTGATAACGGCGCCATCGAGCTCGGCGGCGAAGACATCACGACGCTTCCCCCCTGGAAGCGCAATATTGGGCTCGTCTTCCAGAACTACGCTCTCTTTCCCCATCTCTCCATTCGCCAGAATGTCCGCTTCGGCCTCGACATGCTGGGCATGGACCGCGCCGAGGCGGAAAAGCGCGTAGATGAATCCCTTGCCATGGTCGGCCTTGATCCTGCCCTGAGCCGCAAGCCGGGCGAGCTGTCCGGGGGCCAGCAGCAGCGCGTGGCAATCGCCCGCGCCATTGCCATCCGCCCACGCCTGCTTCTGCTTGATGAGCCGCTGTCAAACCTCGATGCCGTGCTGCGCCACAAGGTGCGCCTTGAACTGCGCGAACTGCACGACCGCACCGGCATCACCACGATCATGGTCACCCACGATCAGGCCGAGGCTCTCGCCACCTCCGACAAGATCGCGGTGATGAATGCAGGTCGCGTGCTCCAGTATGAGGCGCCCGAGACTCTCTACCGTGCCCCGGCGACATCCTATATCGCCGGCTTTATCGGCAGCCCGCCGGCCAATCTTTTGCCGCTGACCGCCCGCACGGAAGACAGCTGGACCATGGCCAATGGCCAGATCTGGCGCCCCGCGATCGAACTCACCCCGCAGGCGTCCGGCCTGAAGCCAGGCAAGCCGTGCCTCATGGCGCTGCGCCCCGAAGCGCTTGCCATTGCCGCCACTGGCGAGGGCGGCCTGCCGGCCCGCGTCTCTGCCATCGAGTTCGTCGGCGGTGATCGCCTCGTCCACGTCGAGGCCGGCAGCACGCGCCTAACCGTGCGCACGACCACCGACCAGGCCATTGCCGGGCCAGAAATTCTGCTTTTCCCGCCGCAGCAGCCGCCACTCCTGTTCGATGCGAGCAGTGGTCTGCGGCTTGGGAACACTGCTACCTAA